In Bacillus sp. DX3.1, the following proteins share a genomic window:
- a CDS encoding BC_2427 family protein, with amino-acid sequence MMSKPWIDNKMIDKIFSEHKVTQELEKEERGPRELEKEERGPRELEKEERGPRELEKEERGPRELKKEERSSQELEKKERSPQKLEKEEKSPQKLEKEEKSPQKLEKEKRGPRELEKEKRGPRELKKEKKWPRELEKEKRWSRELEKEKRWSRELEKEKRGPRELEKEKRGPRELEKEKRGPRELEKEKRWSRELEKEKRGPRELEKEKRGPRELKKEERSSQELEKEERSPPELKVGSVVRSMMVKTPFSTVAEVAEFLKLPILSSVDEEVFAFHNETDETFRELDTKLLATVHHYYEQPYCCLASSKLFEQRAFVELFTHNYVKSMETNHLQQPSWIPVHNLVSKQREEKKQTSSCIITKLPIEIGKYKMEIALEEKVMFEEEVEIEKVSKEIVLTNSKFSPKEVINSNQHPITIEKGTLLVEGYVLQRIEYRIRTRQNVSKVYQLLQKMVLELIVQLLQEQEVQVEIV; translated from the coding sequence ATGATGAGTAAGCCGTGGATTGACAATAAAATGATAGATAAAATTTTTTCTGAGCACAAAGTGACTCAAGAGTTAGAAAAGGAAGAAAGAGGGCCTCGAGAGTTAGAGAAGGAAGAAAGAGGGCCTCGAGAGTTAGAGAAGGAAGAAAGAGGACCTCGAGAGTTAGAGAAGGAAGAAAGAGGGCCTCGAGAGTTAAAGAAGGAAGAAAGATCGTCTCAAGAGTTAGAGAAGAAAGAAAGATCACCTCAAAAGTTAGAGAAGGAAGAAAAATCACCTCAAAAGTTAGAGAAGGAAGAAAAATCACCTCAAAAGTTAGAGAAGGAAAAAAGAGGGCCTCGAGAGTTAGAGAAGGAGAAAAGAGGGCCTCGAGAGTTAAAGAAGGAAAAAAAATGGCCTCGAGAGTTAGAGAAGGAAAAAAGATGGTCTCGAGAGTTAGAGAAGGAAAAAAGATGGTCTCGAGAGTTAGAGAAGGAAAAAAGAGGGCCTCGAGAGTTAGAGAAGGAAAAAAGAGGGCCTCGAGAGTTAGAGAAGGAAAAAAGAGGGCCTCGAGAGTTAGAGAAGGAAAAAAGATGGTCTCGAGAGTTAGAGAAGGAAAAAAGAGGGCCCCGAGAGTTAGAGAAGGAAAAAAGAGGGCCTCGAGAGTTAAAGAAGGAAGAAAGATCGTCTCAAGAGTTAGAGAAGGAAGAAAGATCACCTCCTGAATTAAAAGTAGGAAGTGTGGTACGTTCTATGATGGTAAAAACCCCATTTTCTACTGTTGCTGAAGTGGCTGAGTTTTTAAAGCTGCCTATTTTGAGCAGTGTGGATGAAGAAGTATTTGCATTCCATAACGAAACGGATGAAACGTTCCGTGAGTTAGATACAAAGTTGTTAGCTACAGTTCATCATTATTATGAACAGCCATATTGTTGTTTAGCTTCTTCCAAGCTCTTTGAACAGAGGGCTTTTGTAGAGTTGTTCACCCATAATTATGTGAAGAGTATGGAAACAAATCATTTGCAGCAACCTTCGTGGATTCCTGTGCACAATTTGGTTTCAAAACAGAGAGAGGAAAAAAAACAAACTAGTAGCTGTATCATAACAAAGTTACCAATTGAAATAGGAAAGTATAAAATGGAAATAGCTCTAGAGGAAAAAGTGATGTTTGAAGAAGAAGTAGAGATTGAAAAAGTCTCAAAGGAGATTGTTTTGACAAATAGTAAATTCTCGCCTAAAGAAGTCATAAATTCAAATCAGCACCCTATAACAATTGAAAAAGGGACATTACTTGTAGAAGGCTATGTTTTGCAACGTATTGAATATAGGATAAGGACTCGACAAAATGTGTCAAAGGTATATCAGTTACTACAAAAAATGGTGTTAGAGTTGATTGTCCAATTATTACAAGAGCAAGAAGTGCAAGTGGAAATCGTTTAA
- a CDS encoding CsxC family protein — translation MSELQGDKHCPSEVPCPVKGKTQIPLNDIAATPIVTQNALVKVPVVLAERTIQIVVESTIPLDPPAVEIKRVLKNVFLTQCKLVPVAFTPVQNTNFRRVTRAKLFVEGFIRKNIEFASDECNGVLYDRIANVNFSGFAELSGNDFLTQPLIAASSDTTSHFINPKNGDEPRLDKYFFENSVVYNEQPFCELISANFFELDFSPCPTKLNEPFDKLREKIVLDLTLKVLQVQQVQA, via the coding sequence ATGAGTGAACTTCAAGGTGATAAACACTGTCCGAGTGAGGTGCCATGTCCAGTTAAAGGAAAGACTCAAATTCCACTTAACGATATAGCGGCAACACCTATTGTTACGCAAAATGCACTGGTGAAAGTGCCAGTTGTTTTGGCTGAGAGAACAATTCAAATTGTGGTAGAATCGACTATTCCATTGGATCCTCCAGCGGTCGAAATTAAACGTGTGTTAAAAAATGTATTTTTAACACAATGTAAGTTAGTACCCGTAGCCTTTACACCAGTACAAAATACAAATTTCCGCCGAGTTACAAGAGCAAAATTATTTGTAGAGGGCTTTATTCGTAAGAATATTGAATTTGCTAGTGATGAGTGTAATGGAGTACTGTATGATCGCATTGCTAATGTTAATTTTTCTGGATTTGCAGAGTTATCAGGAAATGATTTTCTGACACAGCCTTTAATCGCAGCTTCTTCAGATACTACATCTCACTTTATTAATCCTAAGAATGGTGATGAACCGCGATTAGATAAGTATTTCTTTGAAAATTCAGTGGTTTATAACGAACAACCGTTTTGTGAATTAATTAGCGCTAATTTCTTTGAACTTGATTTCTCTCCATGTCCTACAAAGTTAAATGAACCATTTGATAAACTTCGCGAAAAAATTGTATTGGATCTTACTTTGAAAGTCTTACAAGTACAGCAAGTACAGGCTTAA
- the gabP gene encoding GABA permease, with protein sequence MKTDKKLKKDLQIRHITMISIGGVIGAGLFVGSGAVIHSTGPGSILSYALAGLLVIFVMRMLGEMAVANPTSGSFATYAREAIGPWAGYTIGWLYWFFWVIVIAIEATAGAGIIQYWIPQVPLWLLSLILTVLLTLTNVFSVKSFGEFEYWFSFIKVVSIVLFLCLGLAVIMGLVPGTSAPGFSNLVGQGGFIPHGISSVLLGITVVIFSFMGSEIVAVAAGESTEPAKAVKTATNSVIWRILVFYIGSITVVVTLLPWDSANILKSPFVAVLEHIGIPAAAQIMNFIVLTAVLSCLNSGLYTNSRMLFSMAGRGDAPKVFLKLSSSGVPVRAVLFGTFFAYIGVIFSYISPDKVFLFLVNASGGIALLVYLVIAFSHLRMRKKMDKKNQEALKVKMWLFPYLTYVTIAGITAVLIAMFVIESLRSQALLTTLVTVFIIVSYFLFNRKGNISISYHQKRDEESTNL encoded by the coding sequence ATGAAGACGGATAAAAAATTAAAGAAGGATTTACAGATACGTCATATTACAATGATTTCGATTGGTGGAGTTATTGGAGCTGGCCTATTTGTTGGGAGTGGTGCGGTTATTCATTCTACCGGTCCTGGTTCTATACTTTCGTATGCACTAGCTGGACTGCTGGTTATCTTTGTAATGAGGATGCTAGGCGAAATGGCAGTTGCTAATCCGACAAGTGGTTCCTTTGCTACCTATGCACGTGAGGCAATTGGTCCGTGGGCTGGGTATACAATTGGCTGGTTGTATTGGTTTTTTTGGGTAATCGTTATTGCCATAGAAGCAACGGCAGGAGCAGGGATTATTCAATATTGGATTCCACAAGTTCCACTTTGGTTATTAAGCTTAATTTTAACTGTTCTTTTGACCCTTACAAATGTGTTTTCAGTGAAATCATTTGGAGAATTTGAATATTGGTTTTCTTTTATAAAAGTAGTAAGTATTGTGTTGTTTCTTTGTCTTGGACTAGCTGTTATTATGGGGCTTGTACCAGGAACTTCAGCACCCGGTTTCTCTAATTTAGTCGGGCAAGGAGGATTTATTCCTCATGGTATAAGTTCTGTTCTTCTTGGAATTACAGTCGTTATATTTTCATTTATGGGATCTGAAATTGTTGCGGTAGCAGCAGGGGAATCAACAGAGCCTGCCAAAGCAGTAAAAACGGCGACTAACAGTGTGATTTGGCGTATTCTTGTATTTTACATAGGTTCTATCACGGTAGTTGTGACTCTTCTTCCTTGGGATTCAGCTAATATACTAAAAAGCCCATTTGTAGCGGTACTGGAACATATCGGTATACCAGCAGCAGCTCAAATTATGAATTTTATCGTATTGACCGCAGTGCTTTCTTGTTTAAATTCAGGTTTGTATACAAATTCAAGAATGCTTTTTTCAATGGCTGGAAGAGGAGATGCTCCGAAGGTATTTTTAAAATTAAGTAGCAGCGGAGTACCGGTTCGAGCTGTGTTGTTTGGTACATTTTTTGCTTATATTGGCGTTATTTTCAGTTATATTTCTCCGGATAAAGTATTTTTATTCTTAGTGAACGCATCTGGTGGGATTGCCTTGTTAGTGTATCTTGTTATCGCTTTTTCACATTTACGTATGCGTAAGAAAATGGATAAGAAAAATCAGGAAGCTTTGAAGGTGAAGATGTGGCTGTTTCCTTATTTAACATATGTCACAATTGCTGGGATAACAGCGGTATTAATTGCTATGTTTGTTATCGAGTCATTACGTTCACAAGCTCTTTTAACGACGCTTGTTACAGTTTTTATTATCGTGTCCTATTTTCTTTTTAATAGAAAAGGAAATATTTCAATTTCTTATCATCAAAAAAGAGATGAAGAATCGACTAATCTATAA
- a CDS encoding metallophosphoesterase, with the protein MSVNIERKKKDIISKKIIVISFLAIFILPVVVYLYATKFEPKSISITWNDIENPNIPEGFHNIKIVQLSDTHLGPNFTLQQLQGLVEQINILKPDIVVFTGDLIDHFGTYHSEREQAKAILNQICAPFGKYAVFGNHDRGGGGSRLYKKYMEEVGFTVLVNEVKKITVANGNHITVSGLDDFLLGKPQIQRTLQQLRSQDFNLLLVHEPDVADQIRKYPVDFQISGHSHGGQVQIPFIGPIVTTSLAEKYVEGLYSFKDRSKPLQLYVNRGIGTTRMPLRFLSKPELSVFVLKRTNKEI; encoded by the coding sequence ATGAGTGTTAATATAGAGAGAAAAAAGAAAGATATAATTTCAAAGAAAATAATTGTAATTAGCTTCCTAGCCATTTTTATTTTACCAGTGGTAGTTTATTTATATGCCACAAAATTTGAACCTAAATCAATATCAATCACATGGAATGATATTGAAAACCCTAATATTCCAGAGGGTTTTCATAATATAAAAATTGTACAGTTGTCAGATACACATTTAGGACCAAATTTTACTCTTCAACAGCTACAAGGGCTAGTAGAACAAATAAATATACTAAAGCCTGATATTGTTGTTTTTACGGGTGATTTAATTGATCATTTTGGTACGTACCATTCTGAAAGAGAACAGGCAAAAGCTATTTTGAACCAAATTTGTGCTCCGTTTGGAAAATATGCAGTGTTTGGTAATCATGATCGTGGTGGAGGGGGGAGTAGATTATATAAGAAATATATGGAGGAAGTGGGTTTCACTGTTTTAGTAAATGAAGTGAAAAAGATAACAGTAGCAAATGGTAATCATATTACAGTGTCTGGACTAGATGATTTTTTACTCGGAAAGCCACAAATTCAACGTACGTTGCAACAGCTCCGAAGTCAAGATTTTAACTTACTATTGGTACATGAACCAGATGTTGCAGATCAAATTCGTAAATATCCAGTAGATTTTCAGATTTCCGGGCATAGTCATGGCGGGCAAGTCCAAATTCCGTTCATAGGACCTATTGTGACTACGTCATTAGCTGAAAAATATGTGGAAGGATTGTATTCATTCAAAGATCGAAGTAAACCATTACAATTGTATGTCAATCGTGGAATTGGAACTACGAGAATGCCTTTGCGGTTTTTAAGTAAACCTGAGCTCTCTGTTTTCGTGTTGAAACGGACGAATAAAGAGATTTGA
- a CDS encoding formate/nitrite transporter family protein, whose amino-acid sequence MSVYAPQEITELATNSGQKKALLPLLPMLILGFLGGAFIALGYLLDIHVIGTVPKSWGSFASFLGAAVFPIGLILIILAGGELVTGNMMTVPIAWFSKKITFSKVLKNLTIVTVSNFIGAVFVAYFFGHIVGLTEGQFLTKTVAIAQAKLHDTPLQAFVSAIGCNWLVCLAVWLSMGSKDFSGKVIGIWFPVMTFVAIGFQHVVANMFVIPAAIFAGHLTWMEYFPNFIVVFFGNLVGGMIFVALPYFLAYNKQVQSKNETAELKKKSATA is encoded by the coding sequence ATGTCTGTCTATGCACCACAAGAAATTACTGAATTGGCTACCAATTCAGGACAAAAGAAAGCTCTTTTACCGCTACTGCCTATGCTAATTCTCGGGTTTCTAGGTGGCGCTTTCATTGCATTAGGTTATTTACTCGATATTCATGTAATTGGAACTGTGCCAAAGTCTTGGGGATCGTTTGCTAGTTTTCTAGGAGCTGCTGTTTTCCCGATCGGTCTCATCTTAATTATCCTTGCCGGCGGTGAATTAGTAACCGGTAATATGATGACCGTACCAATTGCTTGGTTTTCTAAAAAGATTACCTTCTCTAAAGTATTAAAAAATTTAACGATTGTTACTGTTAGTAATTTTATTGGAGCTGTATTTGTTGCTTATTTTTTCGGACACATTGTTGGGTTAACGGAAGGACAGTTCTTAACAAAAACCGTAGCCATCGCTCAAGCAAAACTACATGATACACCTTTGCAAGCATTTGTCTCTGCTATTGGCTGTAACTGGCTCGTTTGCTTAGCTGTTTGGCTCAGTATGGGTAGCAAAGATTTTAGCGGAAAAGTGATTGGCATTTGGTTTCCTGTCATGACCTTTGTTGCCATTGGCTTTCAGCACGTTGTAGCCAATATGTTTGTCATTCCAGCAGCTATCTTTGCAGGGCATCTAACTTGGATGGAATACTTCCCGAATTTCATTGTCGTCTTTTTCGGAAATTTAGTCGGTGGTATGATTTTCGTTGCCTTACCTTATTTTTTAGCTTATAACAAACAGGTGCAGTCTAAAAATGAAACAGCTGAATTAAAGAAAAAATCTGCGACTGCTTAA
- a CDS encoding HU family DNA-binding protein, with protein sequence MNKTELIKNVAQTAEISQKEATVVVQSVLESITNTLTTGEKVQLIGFGTFEVRERAARTGRNPQTGEEMQIAASKVPAFKAGKELKEAVK encoded by the coding sequence ATGAATAAAACAGAATTAATTAAAAATGTAGCACAAACAGCTGAAATTTCACAAAAAGAAGCTACTGTAGTTGTGCAATCTGTATTAGAATCAATCACAAACACTTTAACAACTGGTGAAAAAGTACAACTTATCGGATTCGGTACATTTGAAGTTCGTGAAAGAGCTGCTCGTACAGGCCGTAACCCACAAACTGGTGAAGAAATGCAAATCGCAGCTTCAAAAGTTCCTGCATTCAAAGCTGGTAAAGAATTAAAAGAAGCAGTAAAATAA
- a CDS encoding GNAT family N-acetyltransferase, which yields MIRNVLVRRFNKNDLDQVLQLFYDTVHTINAKDYNQKQLDAWAPKGLDRTKWLNSLEKNICYVAEFEGKIISFGDYNDEAYIDRLFTHKNYQGWGVASQILQMLEKEATQLEQQEIYTEASITARPFFEKKGYMCIEEQNKKHNGQIFINYIMKKTAFS from the coding sequence ATGATCAGAAATGTTTTAGTAAGAAGATTTAATAAAAATGATTTAGACCAAGTGTTACAGCTCTTTTATGATACGGTTCATACAATTAATGCGAAAGATTATAATCAAAAGCAATTAGATGCATGGGCACCAAAAGGTTTAGATCGTACGAAATGGTTGAATTCTTTAGAAAAGAATATATGTTATGTAGCTGAGTTTGAAGGAAAGATAATTAGTTTTGGGGATTATAATGATGAAGCTTACATAGATCGATTATTTACTCATAAAAATTATCAGGGGTGGGGAGTTGCTTCTCAAATATTGCAAATGCTGGAGAAAGAGGCAACCCAGCTAGAACAACAGGAAATATACACAGAAGCCAGTATTACAGCAAGACCTTTTTTTGAGAAAAAGGGATATATGTGCATAGAGGAGCAAAACAAGAAACATAATGGACAAATTTTTATCAATTATATAATGAAAAAAACAGCCTTCTCATAA
- a CDS encoding alpha/beta hydrolase-fold protein, protein MNFSIEKQDAIISNTEQWNMHSKKDNRQYQIYVSKPKQPAPPSGYPVIYVLDGNAFFQTFQEAVRVQSVRSEKTGVIPAIIVGIGYPVEENFAAAYRFYDFTLPSSSLTLPPRPDGKPWPKTGGANVFFDFIQEELKPQINKQFQIDCKRQTIFGHSLGGLFALYVLFTNINAFQTYFISSPSIWWNNQSILEKESAFINELDKVDSEIGVFLTVGSLEKDHMVLDANALSERLVDLQHSRLRFAFHEADGENHASVIPTVLSRALRFVFNQ, encoded by the coding sequence ATGAATTTCAGTATTGAAAAACAAGATGCTATCATTTCGAATACAGAACAATGGAATATGCATTCCAAAAAAGACAATCGTCAATATCAAATTTATGTTTCGAAGCCGAAGCAACCAGCTCCACCTTCTGGATATCCCGTGATTTATGTATTAGATGGGAATGCTTTTTTCCAAACGTTTCAAGAGGCTGTGCGGGTACAATCTGTTAGATCTGAAAAAACGGGAGTTATACCAGCTATTATTGTTGGTATCGGTTATCCAGTAGAAGAAAATTTTGCTGCTGCCTACCGATTTTATGATTTTACACTTCCATCGTCTTCTCTTACTTTACCGCCAAGACCAGATGGAAAACCATGGCCGAAAACAGGAGGAGCGAATGTTTTTTTTGATTTTATTCAAGAAGAATTGAAACCACAAATCAATAAACAGTTTCAAATTGATTGTAAGAGACAAACAATATTTGGACATTCATTAGGTGGATTATTTGCTTTGTACGTATTGTTTACAAATATAAATGCCTTTCAAACATATTTTATAAGCAGTCCTTCTATTTGGTGGAATAACCAATCCATTCTCGAAAAAGAGTCAGCTTTTATAAATGAGTTAGACAAAGTAGATTCTGAGATTGGAGTTTTTCTAACCGTGGGATCATTAGAAAAAGATCATATGGTTCTTGATGCAAATGCACTATCGGAGCGTTTAGTTGATTTACAACATAGTAGATTACGATTTGCTTTCCATGAAGCTGACGGAGAAAATCATGCATCTGTAATACCGACCGTTTTAAGTAGGGCATTACGGTTTGTATTTAATCAATAA